A stretch of DNA from Endozoicomonas sp. 8E:
GTCTGATATCAATACACTTCGATCCATTTACCCTGAACAAAATACACTGGCCAACCAAGCGCAATGGCATCGATCAGCCCAAAAGGTTTTCGTGACTCTTCAGCGTCTCAGTTATATGGCAGAACATAAACTGATTCCTAAAAAGCACTTTCGGGAAATGTGGGGACCAACTGTTCTGCAATGCTGGTACTTGCTCGAAAATTGGATCAAGGATAAAAGAGAGAGTAACGGGGAGCCAGCCGAGTCGGAAAAGGGAGCCTATTCTCGCAAAGATTTTGAGTCATATGCCCTCTATTGTAAGCAAAAACTGCCAACATCTTTAACCAACCGACTGGCAGAGATTTACAAACGCACTAACTCTGATAGTCGATATCTGATAGTCGATAGCCCACCTAACCTTGCGATTCAAAGACACCATGCGACGACTGGTTGAAAAAGGAAAATTAACTGAGGAAGAAAGGTTCACCTTTCACGCCATGAAAGCCAAAGGCGTATCGGATCACGAAGAACAATACTCAGGACACAAGACCCTGAAAGGCGGAAAAATCTATATCAGAAAGGCTCCCAAAGTGAAGGGAAGCAGCACTAAAAAGTGAACGACAGCCACTATTTAAACAAGTGTTTTGTTCTGACTTTTGTTCACACACAGCGTTTTTGTAGGGGTAAAAAAGAGGATACAGCACGTAACCCCTTGATTTTATTGGCGCTCCCTGGAGGATTCGAACCTCCGACCTGCCCCTTAGGAGCACCTTATAACCAGTCGCTATAAATATTATAGCGTCTCATTATTAGCCTGAAAGCCTTGATATTACTTAGCTATCGCCTATTATAGTGTCTCAGTGCATCTCATAAAGTACCACCAAAGCGCACGAGATACCTACACCCATACCTACACCTCTTTTGGGTGAAAAAGTGATATAACAATGAGTAATATAACTGACATGGAAGCCCGAAGCCTGAAAGACGGGCAGACAATTACAGAGAAGCTTGGCCGTAATCGTGGCACTTTTCTCATTCGTCGTCGAGGGCAGAGTTATATTGCTTTCTATCGCTACTTTTCTGGAAAAACCAAGCGGGAGATCTCTCTTGGCTCCTATCGCTATTCAGCATCTGCGGCTGGCTTCTCTCTCAAAGAGATACGGGAGAAAGCCATCAACCTGGCCAACATTCGTCAGGCGATAGCACCTGCAGACCTTAAATCCCACCTTGAGAAACAAGCTGAAGAACAACAGCAGCAAATACAGTTAGAGGCACAAAAAGGCTCTTTCGCCGACCTTCTTGATGCTTACTTAGATGATTTACGAAAACGGGGTAAAGACAAAGAGCGGGAATACAGCCGTATTGTCCAGAAAGATATTAAAGATCCCTATCCAAACCTTGCCGGGAAAAAAGCCAAGGATGTTACAGCAGACGACATTGTGACTATTCTGGCCAAAGTCCATAACCGAGGCTCAGAAAATCAAGCCAACTGTGTCAGGGCCATGCTGCATGCAGCCTTCTCTTTTGGATCAAAGAGCGACTACGACCATACCCGGGTTGGAGAGAAGCGGTTCTACCTCACCCACAACCCGGTAGCTATGACCAAGAAAAATACCCAGGTAGAAAAGAGCCGAGTTCGGGTATTAAATAACCGGGAAATCCACCAACTCTGGCATAACATCAAATATGCCCCTGAAGTGGGTATTGTCATCAGCCTGTGTATTCAATTCCTCATTGCAACCGGTGGCCAACGCCCCAGCCAGTTACTCAGGGCAAAGTGGGTAGACTATGACTTTGAAAGAAACTGCGTATCCTTTGAAAACAAAAAACGGAAAGGTGAAGCACTGATCCACACCATACCCCTGACTCGCCGTGCCCTTGATATCATCGCCGAAGTCAGGGAGTACACATCCCACCTGCCTTGGCCTTTTGCATTTCAGGAAGCAGCCCCTGTCAGAACCGATAGCCTGTCCACTGCACTTGACCGCTGGCATCGCTACCGTATCAAACTATGTGAACAGAGCGGAGATGTACTGACCGCAAGATACACACCGAGTTGCCTGAGGGATACAGCCAAGTCCCTGATGATAGATGCAGGCATTAATCGAGAAGTACGCAACCTGATCCAGAGCCACCAACTGACCGGAGTCGACTATGAACATTACGATCGTCACGAACACCTGTCAGAAAAACGTGAGGGAATGGAGCGTTATGATGGGCTTCTATCCAACATTCTTACAATTCCAAAGCCCCCAAGATACTAAAGGCCAAATTTCCTCTGCAAATAGGCTAAAACTTTTGAAGATCGCCACTTATAGGCAATAGACCAACAATCTTCACTCTTACCATCAATCACAACAGTTTTATAAATATTGCCTTTGTTTTGGTTTGACTCAGCCATCATCGTAAAAGCGTCAACGGCATCAATCTCAGCAGCGAGCATAAAGGGCGTATACCCTTCCACTGGAGACATTTGAGGCGCATTTGGGTTTGCTCCGTTTTCCAATAAAATAGAAACTATCTGAAGCAATTTTGCCCTATTTAACCTATCGATAAGCTTTTTATAACCCGAGACCAGAAGCGCATTGAGAAGATTTCTTTCCCAAGTCCCGTCAGCTTCAAGCAATGAGTTTTTAAAATCAGCTACGTCTCTGTGGTCAACTCCTGAAGCCCCAGCTGCATGCCTGCGAATAGACTCCAAAGTGGCCGAATGATTTTCAAATAGGCGTTTTATATCGAGACCAATACAGTACTCAGGCCTCTCCAGCATAGAAAAATACGTCATACATTGATAAAGAGGTGTCTGCAACACCGTTTGAGCCCTCATATCAGGCTCCGCCCCCATCAAAATAACCTGCCGAACTATGTCAGGATCAGAAGTTTCAACCGCACAGCTTAAAGGTGTCATGCGCTTCTTATCCGTTCTTGCATTAATGGTACTTTTATCGTGCTTTACATCTTTGAGCAATTCATAACAGCTCCTATCACCCGTTTCATTGATTTCAGCGATTGCAGACAGAATAGGTGAATCATTTGAGTCAGAAAGAATATCAGGAGAGGCCCCTTTATTGATCAGTTCCTTAACATATTCTGGTTTATTTATCTCAACAAACCAGTTCAACTGAGACATCTTTTTCTTCCAGGTAGCACCCACTTTTATCTTACGATCAACAGTTTTCAAATAAGGTGTTAGTTCCAGCTCCTCTTGCCCAACAATAAGTGGTCCCAATCGAACATTTGATTTTTCCTCTGAATTATCCTCAGAAAAGTGTGCTGTCTTTGGAAATATCTGTTGGTATTGGTCTGCCCATTGCTGCATCTCCCAATCCTCAACCACACCATTTTTTGCCTTATTAAAAGAGCCAGCATCGACCAGCAATTGAAACAAATTAAAAGAAATTGCCTGCTGTTTAAGCTTTTTTAGTAAAGCTTTTTTACCACCAAGTTTGGCTGCGGCCACCAGTGCTTCTTTAATTATTGCTACCTGATTCTCACCAGCACAGTAAATAGACTTGTGAAACGCTTGTTTATAATGCTCTACAGCTGAACACAGATCCCCTGTGAACAAATACCATCTT
This window harbors:
- a CDS encoding tyrosine-type recombinase/integrase — protein: MSNITDMEARSLKDGQTITEKLGRNRGTFLIRRRGQSYIAFYRYFSGKTKREISLGSYRYSASAAGFSLKEIREKAINLANIRQAIAPADLKSHLEKQAEEQQQQIQLEAQKGSFADLLDAYLDDLRKRGKDKEREYSRIVQKDIKDPYPNLAGKKAKDVTADDIVTILAKVHNRGSENQANCVRAMLHAAFSFGSKSDYDHTRVGEKRFYLTHNPVAMTKKNTQVEKSRVRVLNNREIHQLWHNIKYAPEVGIVISLCIQFLIATGGQRPSQLLRAKWVDYDFERNCVSFENKKRKGEALIHTIPLTRRALDIIAEVREYTSHLPWPFAFQEAAPVRTDSLSTALDRWHRYRIKLCEQSGDVLTARYTPSCLRDTAKSLMIDAGINREVRNLIQSHQLTGVDYEHYDRHEHLSEKREGMERYDGLLSNILTIPKPPRY